The sequence GCCGCCCTTACAGGTACTTACGCACCCAATCAAATTAAAGAAACTTTTGCACAAATTTGAAACGAGAATCACTCCTGATAAGTCTCTTTGCCCGTCCCATCATAGCACCGCAACCACAGCGACGTACTTGTTCGTCGTGCGGATATTCAAAACGGTAACATTCAGGACATACGATCATACATTTCTTCCAAAAGTCGTCGTTTCGATTATACTCATCCGCAAATTTTTCACGATTTGCATTTATAATACGAGAACTAATGGTGCTAAGTATTTTTTTATATGCCCTCGCTATAATACTGCTTTCACGGTTATCTCTTCGATTTTTTTCATCGACGAGAAGTTTTTGTTGAGTATCGTGGCGCGAATGCAGCCCAATGTGCACTATAAAATCTGAATATGTTTTAAAAATGACCGGTATTTCACAGATGGGACATTTTTCAACGTTGCGATCCTTGAAATGATTCATCATTATCTCCTTGCAATATTTCCTACTACATATATAATCACAAATATGTTAAATGTCAAGGAAATACTCAATCTCATGAAATTACCCACTCCGGAAGATGTGGCGATTATTGAAAAGGCATGCGCATTAGCAGAAAAGGCACACGCGGGACAAAAACGATTTACGGGAGACCCATATGTAAAACACTCTTTTGAAACAGCGAAAAATCTAGCGATATTCGGCATGGATCGTGACACCATTGTCGCAGGACTTCTTCATGATGCATTAGAAGACGGTAACATCACCGCCGAAGTTATTGAGAAAGAATTTGGTAAAGAAGTTTTATTTCTCGTACAAGGCGTTACTAAGCTGGGTAAGCTCAAATATCAAGGGGTAGAACGTCATGTCGAGAGTCTCCGTAAAATGTTTATTGCGACAGCAGAAGATATGCGCGTGCTGATCATAAAACTTGCAGACCGCCTGCACAATATTAAGACGTTGTATGGACACGAGAAAAAAGATAAACAGAGACGAATTGCCCTTGAAACACTTGAAATCTACGCTCCCCTAGCTAACCGCCTCGGTATGGGAAAACTTAAGGGCGAACTCGAAGACGAAGCATTTCCGTATGTATATCCGGAAGATTATAAGCGCGTAAAAGACCTACTTAAGGAACGACGCGGAGAAAATGAAAAATATCTTGAAAAATTCCATCGTTCACTTCAAAAAGAATTGGCATCGCAGGGTATGAAAAATATTCATACGGATTATCGCACAAAACGGTTATACAGTTTATATAAAAAACTAAATCGTAAAAATAATGACATAGAAAAAATATATGATATCACTTCTCTGCGTATAATTGTTCCCACGGTGGAAGATTGCTATAAGGTGCTTGGCATTATTCACGGCGCATGGCGACCGCTTCCGGGAAGAATCAAGGACTACATCGCGCTTCCTAAGCCCAACGGATACCAGAGCATTCATACCACTGTTTTTACGGGAGACGGCGGAATTGTGGAAATTCAAATACGCACTGAAGACATGCACAAAGGAGCGAAGTATGGTATTGCCTCACACCTTGCATACAAAGGCGAGCTTGGTAAGCCAATTAAAAAAGGTGGGGCGCTCAAGAAAAATGTGCTGTGGATTGACCAACTTATTGAATGCCAAAAAAATGTTTCTGAAACCGGCGAATTCCTCGAAAATCTCAAGGTAGATTTTTTTAGAGACCGCGTGTTTGTATTTACCCCAAAAGGAGATGTCATCGATCTTCCCGAAGAATCAACCCCTGTTGATTTTGCATATGCAGTACATTCGGATGTCGGCAATCACATGTCTGGTGTAAAAATCAATGGTAAGATGGTTGGCATTGATACTAAACTAAAAAACGGAGATATTGTCGAGGTTCTTACAAAAAAAGGGAGTCACCCTACATCAAAATGGCTCGAGTCAAGCAAAACAACGCTCGCCAAACGAAACATCCGTGGCGCAATTCAAAAGCCGGAACATGCAACAGAGAAGCGTTAAGGTTTTACATCTCATTAAATTGAAAACCCTTTGATGTTATAGAGATCCTCTTCTTCTTTTTTTGGTTCTTCTGGTTGATCTAAAAATTCCGTCTGTGGCTCATCCGTATTCGTAATTGAAATGGTATCTATAGTATCCATATTTTTTTCAGTTTCGTCCGCAACAGATGTCTGTGTGGGAAATTGTTGAATTTGACTTAAAGGTAAGGTATGATCTGCGCCACTCGTTATAAGATTAATGAGATTCTGGAGATCATCGCTTGAGAAAAAATCGATGGTGATTTTCCCTCCAATTGTTTTCTTTTCAATGTGAACGCGTGTGCCAAGTTTTTCGGTTAACTCTTCTTCGATTTCAATGATTTCAGGAGCAATAACATGATCTTTTTTTCGAATTTTGTCATACGCAATTCTCCGCGCAATTCCTTCCGCTTCACGTACCGTTAGTCCCTTAATGACAATCTCTTTAAACAACGTCGCCTGTTCTTCTGGTCGATCAATAAGCATTAATATTGGTCTCGTGTGACCTTCGGTTATTTCTCCTCGAGTAACCGCATCAATCATTTCTTGGGGCAAGCCCAAAAGTCGCATCGAGTTTGAAACGTACTCCCGACTCTTCCCCACTTTTTTTGCAATTTCAATGTGTTTAAAACCAAACTCATCCGCAAGCCGACGGAAAGCTGTCGCACGGTCTACGGGATTCAAATCTTCACGCTGAAGATTCTCAATAATCGCAAGTTCGAGCTTGGTTCTATCGTCGTCAGCTCCTGCGCGTATAATAACCGGTACCTGTAAAACACCCGCGAGTTTTGATGCACGCAGTCGGCGTTCGCCGGCGATAAGTTCATATTCTACGACAATCCCCCCGTCAGATTTTTCCAGTTCCTTGCGCGTGACCACCAGCGGTTGAAGTACTCCGTACTGGCGGATAGAATCAGAAAGGTCGCGAAGATTGCTCTCATTAAATTCCTTACGAGGTTGAAATGGGTTGGGCTTGATTTTATCAACCTCAATCCAAAATATTGAATTGCTGTAAATTTCTGGCATTGCGATAAAAATTTTTGGTAATTATTTTCTCAATCATACCACAAAATTCTTACGCGCAAAAATCACTCATTAAACATTAATCTGCTTGACATATTCTTTAGAAGTGTGAGAATGCTCCTGGAGCTTACATCGTTAACACAAAAGTATAAGGAGAAGTCAATGTCAATACCTAATAATGTTGAAATACCCGGCACGGACACGGTTGAAATTGAAGTGACATATGGTATTACTGGTGAGAAATACTCTATTGCACAAATCGTGCATAAAAAATATCTTACCAAAGATACATTAAATGACGTACTTGAAATAGCTCAAGAAGCGCATAAGGAGATGCATATTATTGCAACTGCGCTTGGGTTGGAATATGGCAAAGGGTTGGACCCAAACCTAGAAATGCTCTGTACCTGCCGTGAAATTCACAAAACACGAGTATACGGATTGAGAAATGTGCTTATTTCAATGATTAGTGGTACATTTTCTACCCAATGCCATAAAACAGATTGCCCCTCCTATGCAAAATGTCCGCAAAACCGTGATCTTACCCAGGAACTTAAGGTACTTCCTGAAGCCAAAGCATGTGTGTGGTATAGAAAACAAAAAGAAGATAGATTTTCAAAACCATATGGAAAAAGAACTGGGAATTTCTAGTAAAACCTAAGATTGTTACCGCCCGCGAAGCTGAAAAATGCATCGCGGGCTTTTTTTATTTGCGACGTAGAGCGTGTGAAATGAAAATATGGGAACATTTTCATTTCCGAGCCGAGACAGGCTTGCGGGATTTTTCACCAGAAAAATATCGGTGAGCTAATATATGCAGAGCATATAATTGGTTTGTTCCTGCCTACCGCGACGAGCACGGCGCAGGCAGGCAAGACAGGTTCCGAATATTGCCCCATCGACTTGCCGCAGGGGCATATATTTGTCCCAAAAAATCAGGTGTATAATTACGAGATGGAAAAACTCATTCAAGAACTCCTGGATTTTAACGCACTCAAGACACCCAATATTATTGAGGCGTTTAGGGGTATTGACCGCAAAGATTTTGTACTTCCCGAATATAAACATGAGGCATATGAAAATTATCCTCTGTCAATCGGATTCGGACAAACCATTTCACAACCCTATACCGTTGCCTTTATGCTCGAGCTCTTACAGCCTGATGCGGGAGAGAAAATATTGGATATCGGCTCAGGTTCTGGATGGCAAACTGCGATGCTCGCACATATCATAAGTCGGTCACATACTCATGCAAATAAGCGGGTCCCGCAAGGAAAAGTATTTGCCATTGAAGTAATCCCTGAACTCAAGGAACTCGGCGAGCGAAATGTTTCAAAATACAATTTTATAAAAAGTGGGATTGTTTCCTTTATCGCGACAAACGCAAAAGATGGCTTACCGAAGGAAGCGCCATTTGATAAAATAATAGCCGCGGCGGCACTCGAAGACAATATCCCTGAATCCTGGAAAAATCAACTCAAGGTTGGCGGACACATCGTAACCCCGGTGCGCGACTCGATTGTTTTGCTCATTAAAAAAAGTGAAAAAACTTTTGAAAAACAAGAGTTTCCCGGATTTGCCTTTGTTCCGTTTGTGAAATAATAATACTTGACAAATTGATTTTAGGGTATTATAATTGAAAGCAGATTATATACGGAGGTTCGCCATGAGCACCCCTGAAACAGATGCAAAAAATTTTGCGGTAAGAATAATTAAGTTGAGGATACATTATCCATCAACATATACTTCAGACAACAAAGCTTTTGATGCCGTGCGAAGAGAGTTTCGTCATATTCCACTGAGCGACCTAAAAATGAACGTAGGGAAACAATTGGCTAAGTTACATAAAGAACTTTACATTGTCGCTCGCGAAGCAATGTCCATCAAAGATGAGGGTGTGCCTGAACAGACGGCAATCATGACCACGCTTGGCAAACACTCACATATTCCTTACTCCGAGGATATGGTCACATACATTTCTAAAATAATGAATAATTTGGAGAAAAAAAATCCACCCAAATTAAAGCAGACTGTCATATCCCATGCGGAAAAAACTTCATGTGATTAACATTTTGCGAAATCTTTCTCAGCGGAACCACAAGGTTCCGCTGTTTTTATTTTATTATAATTGTGGAGAATACCCTGCGGCTTGCCGCAGGGATGAATCCGCAAGTAGGGAATGTGTCGGCGGAGCCGACACATCTACAACAAAGTTTGCCCCGTTGCCTCGCCTCATACCCCGTCCGCTTTGCGGCGGGGATAGGACGAGGCCAAACTTTACTTTTTTCTTTGGTAGCACCCGTACATTTCCGCCTCCGCAAGAATATGCCCTTTCATACTCTCCATGAGTATTTCTTTTTTTGAGCCTTCAGGTATATCGAGTACCACATCGAGCGCATAACATTTAAAAAAATAGCGGTGCTTCCCGTGACCAGGGCACGGACCGCCATAGCCAGAGGCACCAAAAGTTGTTCCCCCTTGTACGGCGCCCCGTGGAACACTCCCTTCGCCTATTTCTTTTGTGTTGGGAGAAATATTCCAGAGAAGCCAGTGTGTCCAGGTACCGGTGGGTGAATCAGGATCATCCATAATGATCACAAGACTTTTTGCATCGACGGGAATAGCGTCAAATGTAAGTGGTGGATTAATGTCTTCCCCATCACATGTGTATTGTGGTGGTATGTCGTCTCCAGATTTAAATATCGGTGAATGTATTTCCATGTCGAACACCACTAAAGATACGACCCGAGTTTACCTTCGAATTCCTCTCTGGTTGCACTTTCTTTTTTTAAATATTCATCAATAAACTCGGGTTCTTTGGTAATCATCTGGCGTAGCGCTTTTCCATGAGCGATAACCCATTCGCCTCTTTCATGCTTTATTATCCCTGCGATATCAAAAAACTTTTGCATCACCCTGTATTCCAAAGCTAGAAACTCTTGTGAGAGCATATATTCCGCATCATAATTTTGCTGTTCTCCAAAATTTTCCTTCATAATTAACTTGTTTTTATCCCGCAATAACCGAGGTTTAAGAATTAACAAAAAAAATTATTGCAGTTTCTTTTTGTGATACCCGTCAATCATTTTTTTAAATGTTTCTAAGTCTGGCTCTATGGCACTAGCGAATAAACGCGCAAAATCCGGCTCTGTTCTGACCATATTAAAAATCGCAGAGCCATGTTCATTCATCCATGGTCCA comes from bacterium and encodes:
- a CDS encoding RelA/SpoT family protein, coding for MLNVKEILNLMKLPTPEDVAIIEKACALAEKAHAGQKRFTGDPYVKHSFETAKNLAIFGMDRDTIVAGLLHDALEDGNITAEVIEKEFGKEVLFLVQGVTKLGKLKYQGVERHVESLRKMFIATAEDMRVLIIKLADRLHNIKTLYGHEKKDKQRRIALETLEIYAPLANRLGMGKLKGELEDEAFPYVYPEDYKRVKDLLKERRGENEKYLEKFHRSLQKELASQGMKNIHTDYRTKRLYSLYKKLNRKNNDIEKIYDITSLRIIVPTVEDCYKVLGIIHGAWRPLPGRIKDYIALPKPNGYQSIHTTVFTGDGGIVEIQIRTEDMHKGAKYGIASHLAYKGELGKPIKKGGALKKNVLWIDQLIECQKNVSETGEFLENLKVDFFRDRVFVFTPKGDVIDLPEESTPVDFAYAVHSDVGNHMSGVKINGKMVGIDTKLKNGDIVEVLTKKGSHPTSKWLESSKTTLAKRNIRGAIQKPEHATEKR
- a CDS encoding ParB/RepB/Spo0J family partition protein gives rise to the protein MPEIYSNSIFWIEVDKIKPNPFQPRKEFNESNLRDLSDSIRQYGVLQPLVVTRKELEKSDGGIVVEYELIAGERRLRASKLAGVLQVPVIIRAGADDDRTKLELAIIENLQREDLNPVDRATAFRRLADEFGFKHIEIAKKVGKSREYVSNSMRLLGLPQEMIDAVTRGEITEGHTRPILMLIDRPEEQATLFKEIVIKGLTVREAEGIARRIAYDKIRKKDHVIAPEIIEIEEELTEKLGTRVHIEKKTIGGKITIDFFSSDDLQNLINLITSGADHTLPLSQIQQFPTQTSVADETEKNMDTIDTISITNTDEPQTEFLDQPEEPKKEEEDLYNIKGFSI
- a CDS encoding protein-L-isoaspartate O-methyltransferase; amino-acid sequence: MFLPTATSTAQAGKTGSEYCPIDLPQGHIFVPKNQVYNYEMEKLIQELLDFNALKTPNIIEAFRGIDRKDFVLPEYKHEAYENYPLSIGFGQTISQPYTVAFMLELLQPDAGEKILDIGSGSGWQTAMLAHIISRSHTHANKRVPQGKVFAIEVIPELKELGERNVSKYNFIKSGIVSFIATNAKDGLPKEAPFDKIIAAAALEDNIPESWKNQLKVGGHIVTPVRDSIVLLIKKSEKTFEKQEFPGFAFVPFVK
- a CDS encoding YbhB/YbcL family Raf kinase inhibitor-like protein; amino-acid sequence: MEIHSPIFKSGDDIPPQYTCDGEDINPPLTFDAIPVDAKSLVIIMDDPDSPTGTWTHWLLWNISPNTKEIGEGSVPRGAVQGGTTFGASGYGGPCPGHGKHRYFFKCYALDVVLDIPEGSKKEILMESMKGHILAEAEMYGCYQRKK